From the genome of Diorhabda carinulata isolate Delta chromosome 2, icDioCari1.1, whole genome shotgun sequence:
aaatatttatcacataCTTCTTACTACAGCTCTTTATACAAACCaataacattattaataaaagcTATTGTTTGTGACGACAATAAATAGTTCAATTCtttgttatatttgttatttctttaaCTAAACATCATTTAAACAGTAATTAAATAGCtctaaactatttattttgaattatactgTGGACGATGGCAGCAATAGTTACGTTCGTTAATGTTGTTTGCGGAGCAGAGAGCGATTTGTATCACGTGATCATAGATGGAATAGATTGATCGTATTAATTGCCGAACagtaaaataacgaaaatatacttaacccaaaataattgaaatggaTGAATTAATTGacttttaaaatgtttatttgttctATAATAATGGTGAACCAATTGATATGTCAATAGTATGAGAAATCTCTTTAAAGATTCAAAGCAATAAGATGTTACTTAGAGTGTTCATAGATGTATATAGCCGAACGCGAACCGAGTAGTAGAGTGCGGTCTAAAagagtttcaataaaaaagaagaagaatgaatgtcatttaaaaaattttcaaaatagtttacAAAAACAGATTAATAATTAGATTAAAATACTGAATATTacaatatgtaaataaatttatttataaaattacaaaatgataaatatagCAAGAGTACCTGTTTTAGTAGGTAACTTTAGAAGATCTAGTCGTACTTATCCAATATTAACGCAATCATGGAATATAACCAACTCTCTAAGGTaggaatttttgtttaaaattttttttatcaccataattatatatttttcagtcATAATTTAGTTAGATTCAATCACAAGAAACCTTTTAAAAGAGATGAAGCGAAaagattacatttttttgtggttttgAAATACGTACAGTATGTAAAAAATATCGGCAGggtattagaaaaaaaatttccgaAAGCATTAGCCACTTATAGACAGTTCGTTGAAGGTACCAAAGAATTTATTAAAGACACTAAAGAATATCTCAGAGTAGTTAGATACCTTTATAATCCTGAaaagaatttcaacaatttattaagGAGAGAAATCGAACTTTATTACCAATTACCGAAAGATATGAAAAGAATCGGTCCGATTTTGGTGTTGTTCATGCTACCGGTTGTCCCATATATATCCCTACCAATATTATACTTGTTCCCAAGGCAATTATTATGTTCACACTTCTGGAGCTTACAACAAAAGGCcgatttccaaattttgaatcTAAGGGACAGACTCGTTCACAACAGGCCCGTATTTAGGCATTTACAAACCCAAATGGATTTTTTAAAACCCCATCATTTGTATGAACCTTGGAAATCTGTGATAGCAAACATAGGAAGTGGACAACATCCTTCTGttgaaaatattgtagtttGTAAGACTTTATTTGCTCAAGAGCCGTACTGTCTACTTTATTTAAGCAGGAATCACgtggtaaataatttttttgggaaGGTTTTATGAGTTGagaggaattttttttcagaagcATCTGTTGAAGATGCACGGTATGAGAAGTGGATTTTTCTTCAGAAGGAGGCGGTTGGCATATAGGGCCTTTATTTTGAGAGAATTGGATAAGGCTATTAAAAGAGAAGGGGGCGTTAATAATCTGCCGCTTGACGCCCTTAAAAGGGCGTGTTTCATGAGAggtaattatataataaatttttttttaacgcCATTATCCATTTTTCTAAGGATtacatttattcattattagCATTGTTCATTCacgataatttaaaaattatttatttcgatcACAGTAACATAAAATCCTAATAAGGTCCTGTCTACTGCGTTGATTCTGAATTAATTAGGAACTTGTTCGAAATTCCTTCTAGTTCTATTAGATATGTACTGTTGAGGTTCAAACCGCCATCtttgattattgattaaaacaatgTTGCCAAGATTGACGTATTTTCACATATCATTggaaattactattaaaaaggaaatttttataagaaatatcaatttttgaggcaaagaaatgttttctaaatctgtattgttcgtttttaaatggtataaaatgattaaattattaaGATGAAAGCCTCGCGAGTCCCCCTTTTCCATCCACTCAACTACGTCACCAATCTGGcaatatacgagggtggttcaaatttaaccgaaatttttaaataaacgcGTGTTAAATTTAGTGTTTCTTGTTTgttatcgaaaattattgaaCGAATTGGGTTAGAAAACACTGGATCACTCTCCCTATAGTCCCG
Proteins encoded in this window:
- the LOC130904033 gene encoding LETM1 domain-containing protein 1, whose translation is MINIARVPVLVGNFRRSSRTYPILTQSWNITNSLSHNLVRFNHKKPFKRDEAKRLHFFVVLKYVQYVKNIGRVLEKKFPKALATYRQFVEGTKEFIKDTKEYLRVVRYLYNPEKNFNNLLRREIELYYQLPKDMKRIGPILVLFMLPVVPYISLPILYLFPRQLLCSHFWSLQQKADFQILNLRDRLVHNRPVFRHLQTQMDFLKPHHLYEPWKSVIANIGSGQHPSVENIVVCKTLFAQEPYCLLYLSRNHVKHLLKMHGMRSGFFFRRRRLAYRAFILRELDKAIKREGGVNNLPLDALKRACFMRGLNPTNLSNEEMIKWLGDWIKLTDSVDKDSYSLLLHAPILLAYNAPSNWKLIYKDK